Proteins from a genomic interval of Diprion similis isolate iyDipSimi1 chromosome 10, iyDipSimi1.1, whole genome shotgun sequence:
- the LOC124411197 gene encoding activator of basal transcription 1-like, which yields MAAEKDAHCSETDDENDSDKHERESEGNDNDENSVTLEVKHESISQPRRKKKRGIIYLSTIPKFMNVTKVREIFSEYGEIGRVYLQPDIPKIEEGKKQKKKKTPFRHFTEGWIEFESKKVAKHVAATLNNKQIDTRKKSKFYDLMWNIKYLPRFKWIHLSERLAYERAVHKQRLRTEIAQAKREANFFSYNVDMSKKLKRKREAGEKMSNFEIPNIKQRDTDMEIRKKKNANNQEQPSGDRAEFIESLFS from the exons ATGGCTGCTGAGAAAGACGCACATTGTTCAGAAACCGACGATGAAAACGATAGCGATAAACacgagagagaaagtgaaGGGAATGACAACGATGAGAATTCGGTGACGTTGGAGGTGAAACATGAATCGATTTCCCAACCTCGGCGTAAGAAAAAACGCGGTATTATATACTTGTCGACGATACCAAAATTCATGAATGTCACTAAGGTTCGGGAGATATTTTCCGAGTACGGTGAAATTGGCAGAGTTTATCTTCAGCCTGATATACCAA AAATTGAGGAGGgtaagaaacagaaaaagaagaagacacCTTTCCGGCATTTTACAGAGGGTTGGATTGagtttgaaagtaaaaaggTGGCCAAGCATGTTGCGGCGACACTGAACAATAAGCAAATAGATACACGAAAAAAGAGCAAGTTTTACGACCTGATGTGGAACATAAAATACCTGCCAAG GTTTAAGTGGATCCACCTTAGTGAGCGTTTGGCGTATGAGCGAGCAGTCCACAAGCAGAGATTGAGAACTGAGATAGCGCAAGCCAAGAGAGAAGCAAACTTCTTCTCTTACAATGTTGACatgagcaaaaaattgaagaggaAACGAGAAGCTGGCgagaaaatgtcgaatttcgaaataccCAACATTAAACAGAGAGACACTGATATGGAGatcaggaagaagaagaatgcaAATAATCAAGAACAGCCATCAGGCGATAGAGCTGAGTTTATCGAATCGCTATTTTCATAg
- the LOC124411973 gene encoding glycine-rich cell wall structural protein-like, giving the protein MQRHQAKLIGLLALLAVSVQAEVHHRARRGGGGNGFTGASAYSSSSSSASSTGGGKAQAQSSSFATAGASAGAAASAGSLGSGGGGEYLGGGGGGYLGGGGGKFGGNNFGAGYEGAGNAGVAGLGYGGNNAFHGSGLSGNYGSGGIGGYGGGFGSSGGGIGGYGDSKGYGNGGNGQFGSGDFHSGGGGSASSNANANAQAKFGANGGHQGNVGAGTPNLGQGYGPGGYGLGGNGGAGISNLGQGYGSGGNGHLGSGNFQGGGGFGGSGGGSSNSATSAGSTGAGGYGGSQGYGIGGNGHLGSGNFQGSGGGSANSAASAGSAGSAGTGSYGGSKGYGNGGNGQFGSGDFNGGGGWGGSGGGSASSNAGASAGGLSKGGYGGFPGSSGGGYGGSAHQPGGHIGGFGGGSAHADANAQANGGTGAGGPGFE; this is encoded by the exons ATGCAACGGCATCAAGCAAAACTCATCGGCCTTTTGGCCTTGCTCGCGGTGAGCGTTCAGGCTGAAG TTCACCACAGGGCACGTCGCGGCGGAGGCGGAAACGGATTCACCGGCGCTTCTGCGTACAGCAGCTCGAGCTCAAGTGCATCCAGTACAGGTGGTGGCAAGGCTCAGGCGCAGTCAAGTTCCTTTGCAACCGCTGGCGCTTCGGCAGGTGCGGCCGCATCAGCTGGAAGCCTGGGCAGCGGAGGCGGCGGCGAATATCTAggaggcggcggcggcggatATCTAGGAGGCGGCGGCGGCAAATTCGGCGGTAACAATTTCGGCGCCGGATACGAAGGCGCTGGCAACGCCGGAG TTGCCGGACTCGGTTACGGAGGCAATAACGCATTCCATGGCTCAGGTTTAAGTGGAAATTACGGCAGCGGTGGCATTGGAGGTTACGGCGGCGGCTTCGGGAGCAGCGGAGGTGGCATTGGGGGTTACGGTGACAGCAAGGGCTATGGAAATGGTGGCAACGGCCAATTCGGCTCTGGAGACTTCCACAGCGGTGGAGGCGGTAGCGCGAGTTCGAATGCCAATGCGAATGCCCAGGCGAAATTTGGTGCGAATGGTGGACACCAGGGCAACGTTGGCGCTGGAACTCCCAACTTAGGCCAGGGCTATGGACCTGGTGGCTATGGACTTGGTGGCAACGGTGGTGCTGGGATTTCCAACTTAGGCCAAGGCTATGGATCTGGTGGCAACGGCCACCTCGGCTCTGGAAACTTCCAGGGTGGTGGAGGCTTTGGAGGCAGTGGAGGCGGTAGCAGCAATTCCGCTACGAGTGCTGGCAGCACTGGCGCCGGAGGTTATGGCGGTAGCCAGGGCTATGGAATTGGCGGCAACGGCCACTTGGGCTCTGGAAACTTCCAGGGCAGTGGAGGCGGTAGCGCCAACTCGGCTGCGAGTGCTGGCAGCGCTGGCAGCGCTGGCACCGGAAGTTACGGCGGCAGCAAGGGCTATGGAAATGGTGGCAACGGCCAATTTGGCTCTGGAGACTTCAACGGCGGTGGAGGCTGGGGGGGTAGTGGAGGAGGTAGCGCGAGTTCGAATGCTGGTGCGAGTGCTGGAGGCTTGTCCAAAGGTGGTTATGGAGGTTTCCCTGGCAGCTCTGGCGGCGGTTACGGAGGCTCGGCACACCAGCCAGGCGGTCACATCGGCGGATTCGGAGGTGGCTCGGCGCACGCAGACGCTAATGCGCAGGCGAATGGTGGTACTGGTGCCGGCGGCCCTGGATTTGAGTGA
- the LOC124411974 gene encoding uncharacterized protein LOC124411974, which translates to MSDKNGDEKKKKQIEGDKKKSLNGTVSGCNFPSISEPTAQEAPRMADAGIRDVENSATVLPHGQPKSGSVEELNNGDNDEHHDFESLEYEEDVYYNRDIAANTPSFDDIDELSDSDEIVVHCWRGSSGDIEEIVVDDSMYCISVETDFNNPMQQRDIPQTNADAESDPINKNDKKFLNVNKNNNKSNVNSVGMGKKKRSVRVIFQDLSKPYLAKISSSQNYKKFLEIVKGEEASPHPVDPLASPTDDFVARGILEEGEQRRDEWAAELAKVEEEIQTLRHVLASKVKVSQELKRKLGIGAWKELTDDVNQGLRNVKESQVFQKTESVIKTTAEKTSSILGGFGSGISMKLGQMRNSESFRSLEERVGSAYENVKTKVVPSRSNSTQSFDEALREAEATRRASAIPIATSPTIPEDKPLS; encoded by the exons ATGTCGGACAAAAAcggtgatgagaaaaaaaagaaacagatcgAGGGTGACAAGAAGAAAAGTCTGAACGGAACTGTTAGCGGCTGTAATTTTCCATCAATTTCCGAACCCACGGCTCAGGAAGCGCCGCGGATGGCGGATGCTGGAATTAGAGATGTTGAAAATTCTGCGACAGTCTTGCCACATGGTCAACCGAAGAGCGGGAGTGTTGAAGAACTCAACAACGGGGACAATGACGAGCATCACGATTTCGAATCGCTCGAATACGAGGAGGACGTTTATTACAATCGTGACATAGCCGCTAATACACCAAGCTTCGACGACATTGATGAGCTCAGCGATAGCGACGAAATCGTGGTTCACTGCTGGCGCGGATCGAGCGGTGACATAGAGGAAATCGTTGTCGACGATTCCATGTACTGCATATCGGTTGAGACTGATTTTAATAATCCTATGCAGCAACGAGATATACCGCAAACGAATGCTGACGCGGAATCAGACCCAATTAataagaatgataaaaaatttttaaacgttaataaaaataataataaaagtaatgTCAACAGCGTTGGTATGGGCAAGAAAAAGAGATCCGTCAGGGTTATATTTCAGGATCTTTCGAAACCGTATCTGGCGAAAATCAGTAGTAGTCAAAACTACAAAAAGTTTCTTGAAATTGTGAAAG GAGAAGAAGCTTCCCCCCATCCGGTAGACCCTCTGGCCTCTCCTACGGATGACTTTGTAGCAAGAGGAATCCTCGAGGAAGGGGAGCAACGAAGAGACGAATGGGCCGCCGAGTTGGCAAAG GTTGAAGAGGAGATACAGACGTTGAGGCACGTTTTGGCGAGCAAAGTCAAAGTTTCCCAAGAACTAAAGCGAAAGCTCGGTATTGGGGCCTGGAAGGAATTAACAGATGATGTTAACCAGGGTCTTCGGAACGTCAAGGAGAGCCAAGT ATTCCAGAAAACCGAATCGGTGATAAAAACTACAGCAGAAAAAACCAGCAGCATCTTGGGCGGTTTTGGTAGCGGCATTTCCATGAAATTAGGACAAATGCGTAATTCTGAGAGCTTCCGATCTCTCGAAGAGAGGGTTGGTTCTGCCTACGAAAATGTCAAG ACCAAAGTCGTGCCGTCGAGGTCAAATTCAACTCAGAGTTTCGACGAGGCATTAAGAGAGGCCGAAGCAACGAGACGAGCATCGGCCATACCGATAGCAACAAGCCCGACCATCCCCGAGGACAAGCCTCTTTCTTAG
- the LOC124411198 gene encoding uncharacterized protein LOC124411198 encodes MHYNFNLQSTANMSDTVVHKSASILSARKQGLSAARVSLKAASSILKTMSSLRQSRAESGQILSGSRTPESIHKSVSIVVTDKSASSFQTGAPKPTQTSLSGVELDARSSTAEEDGGVELRTKTIYIDEFGGRMPMGLKMRPTKFMRKYPELFRSDVSVHPSYTGLLNYPYNVVCRQRFHKNKLKMNRQLNREIQNITMTQSLALDGVRIDRIFTVGFPPSAVKVPDFATANERLRLDRMLVER; translated from the exons ATGCATTACAATTTCAATCTTCAATCAACTGCAAACATGTCAGACACAGTCGTTCACAAGAGTGCGAGCATCCTAAGCGCTAGAAAGCAAGGATTGAGTGCGGCGAGAGTGAGTCTGAAAGCTGCGTCGTCGATATTGAAGACTATGAGCAGCCTTCGACAGAGTAGAGCAGAGTCCGGTCAGATTTTGAGCGGATCGCGAACTCCCGAATCAATCCACAAGTCTGTGAGCATAGTAGTGACGGACAAATCTGCGTCGAGCTTTCAAACCGGGGCACCAAAGCCGACGCAAACGTCTTTGTCAGGGGTGGAGCTAGATGCAAGATCGAGCACAGCTGAAGAAGATGGGGGAGTTGAGCTTAGAACAAAAACGATCTACATAGACGAATTTGGGGGCAGAATGCCAATGGGATTGAAAATGCGGCCGACAAAATTTATGAGGAAGTACCCGGAGCTGTTCAGAAGTGACGTCAGTGTGCATCCAAGCTATACTGGTCTGCTGAACTACCCATA caatgTTGTGTGCCGTCAACGCTTCCATAAGAACAAACTAAAGATGAATCGCCAGCTGAACAGGGAGATACAGAACATAACGATGACCCAAAGTCTCGCTCTGGATGGAGTTCGCATTGACAGAATTTTCACTGTCGGATTTCCTCCTTCCGCGGTCAAAGTTCCAGACTTTGCAACTGCCAATGAGAGACTTCGTCTCGATAGAATGCTTGTTGAACGATAA
- the LOC124411004 gene encoding cilia- and flagella-associated protein 20-like, producing MFRNAYQHGFLSILYSCGATPLAIWDKQVKNGYIKRITDDEVKSLVLEIAGTNVATTFISCPQDPKKVLGIKLPFLIMIIKNMKKYFTFEITILDDKDMHRRFRVSNFQSTTRVRPFCTTMPIGLSGGWNQVQFNLADFTRRAYGSNYVETTRMQIHANCRIRRIYYADRLYSEDEMPEEFKLFLPVRRKFIRESKSKPVQRSSLVKQVNAAGDQGERLPDEPPAFTAAVEESKEVEEKAEESPKHNSEFAPRKSSSVLKSESSRKSVGITIKDTVEDDAEKEQRNAVDDQERGLEEEEPAEAPEEEEAQPATEEMVEIAVTEGG from the exons ATGTTCCGCAACGCATACCAGCACGGATTCTTGTCCATACTTTACAGCTGCGGAGCGACTCCACTTGCCATTTGGGACAAACAA GTGAAAAACGGGTACATAAAACGCATAACGGATGACGAAGTGAAGTCTTTAGTCCTGGAAATAGCGGGGACCAATGTGGCAACGACCTTTATCTCCTGTCCTCAAGACCCGAAGAAAGTTCTGGGGATAAAGCTGCCATTTTTGATAATGATCATCAAGAATATGAAGAAGTATTTCACATTTGAAATAACG ATCCTCGATGATAAGGACATGCACAGACGGTTTCGAGTGAGCAATTTTCAAAGCACGACAAGGGTCAGGCCGTTCTGCACGACAATGCCCATCGGGCTCTCGGGTGGGTGGAATCAGGTGCAGTTCAATCTCGCAGACTTCACCAGGCGTGCCTACGGCAGCAACTATGTCGAGACGACCAGGATGCAGATACACGCCAACTGCAGGATAAGGAGGATCTACTACGCCGACAG ATTGTATTCCGAGGATGAGATGCCTGAGGAGTTTAAACTGTTTCTACCAGTCCGTCGAAAGTTCATCAGAGAAAGCAAGAGCAAGCCTGTGCAGCGTTCGAGTCTGGTGAAGCAGGTAAATGCTGCAGGTGATCAAGGCGAACGGCTCCCAGACGAACCTCCAGCCTTTACAGCTGCTGTAGAGGAAAGCAAAGAAGTCGAGGAAAAGGCGGAGGAATCGCCGAAGCACAATTCCGAATTCGCTCCGCGAAAATCGAGCTCGGTACTAAAATCCGAAAGCAGTCGGAAAAGTGTCGGCATCACGATCAAAGATACCGTCGAAGACGACGCCGAGAAGGAGCAACGAAACGCTGTTGATGATCAGGAACGGGGCCTGGAGGAGGAAGAACCGGCGGAAGCTCCCGAGGAGGAGGAAGCTCAGCCAGCGACCGAGGAAATGGTCGAAATTGCCGTGACGGAAGGAGgctga